Proteins encoded by one window of Streptomyces sp. ALI-76-A:
- a CDS encoding thioester domain-containing protein, with the protein MFSSFTARSARRGGTAARLVAATLVSGLVAVGVLTGTGTAAADETAQSPAGATATIGGLKTYGDVVIHDQTGDLTVSAGLFEMSVEGGGTLQTYCVDLHNPTQRDAKYHETSWSGTSLATNKDAGRIRWILQHSYPQVNDLAALAAAAGVGGGLTEQDAAAGTQVAIWRYSDGADVDAVDPQAEKLADHLYKSARTMAEPAASLTLDPPAVSGRPGTLLGPVTVRTDAATVTVTPPADAATSGVRVIGKDGKDVTSAVDGSQLFFEVPEDAPAGSADVTVHASTTVPVGRAFASESRSQTQILAGSSESTVSATASASWAKQGAIPALSAAENCAGGGLDITAANEGDEAFTFELLGVEHSIAAGESRTVTVPLQEDQAYDLTIEAGGFQKRFTGVLDCRTQSSVAGDATRTLSGPSPATVGSATADVNLAETGNSYATPMIAGIAIALVVLGGAALIVLGRRETRG; encoded by the coding sequence GTGTTTTCTTCGTTCACTGCGCGGTCGGCGCGCAGGGGAGGGACGGCGGCCCGTCTCGTCGCCGCGACGTTGGTGTCCGGTCTCGTCGCCGTCGGCGTGCTGACCGGCACCGGCACGGCGGCGGCCGACGAGACCGCGCAGAGCCCGGCCGGGGCGACCGCCACCATAGGCGGCCTGAAGACGTACGGCGACGTGGTGATACACGACCAGACCGGGGACCTGACGGTGTCGGCGGGCCTGTTCGAGATGTCCGTCGAGGGCGGCGGCACCCTGCAGACGTACTGCGTCGACCTGCACAACCCCACGCAGCGGGACGCCAAGTACCACGAGACTTCCTGGAGCGGCACCTCGCTGGCCACCAACAAGGACGCGGGCAGGATCCGGTGGATCCTGCAACACTCCTATCCGCAGGTCAACGACCTCGCGGCGCTCGCCGCCGCGGCGGGTGTGGGCGGTGGACTCACCGAGCAGGACGCGGCGGCCGGCACCCAGGTGGCCATCTGGCGCTACTCCGACGGCGCGGACGTGGACGCCGTGGACCCGCAGGCCGAGAAGCTCGCCGACCATCTGTACAAGAGCGCCCGCACCATGGCGGAGCCCGCGGCGTCGCTGACGCTCGACCCGCCCGCCGTCTCCGGTCGCCCCGGCACCCTGCTGGGCCCGGTGACGGTGCGCACCGACGCGGCCACCGTGACGGTGACGCCGCCGGCGGACGCCGCCACGAGTGGGGTGCGGGTCATCGGCAAGGACGGCAAGGACGTCACGTCCGCGGTCGACGGCAGCCAGCTGTTCTTCGAGGTGCCCGAGGACGCCCCGGCCGGCTCGGCCGACGTGACCGTGCACGCCTCCACCACCGTGCCCGTCGGCCGTGCCTTCGCCTCCGAGAGTCGCAGCCAGACCCAGATCCTGGCCGGCTCCAGCGAGTCGACCGTCTCGGCGACGGCGAGCGCGAGCTGGGCGAAGCAGGGCGCGATACCGGCCCTGTCCGCCGCTGAGAACTGTGCCGGGGGCGGCCTGGACATCACCGCGGCCAACGAGGGCGACGAGGCGTTCACCTTCGAGCTGCTGGGCGTCGAGCACAGCATCGCGGCGGGTGAGTCCCGCACGGTGACGGTCCCGCTCCAGGAGGACCAGGCGTACGACCTCACGATCGAGGCGGGTGGCTTCCAGAAGCGGTTCACCGGCGTCCTCGACTGCCGGACGCAGAGCAGCGTGGCCGGCGACGCCACCCGGACCCTCAGCGGGCCGAGCCCCGCCACGGTCGGCAGCGCCACGGCGGACGTCAACCTCGCCGAGACCGGCAACTCCTACGCCACCCCGATGATCGCGGGCATCGCCATCGCCCTGGTGGTCCTCGGCGGCGCGGCTCTGATCGTCCTGGGCAGGAGGGAGACGCGCGGCTGA
- a CDS encoding single-stranded DNA-binding protein produces the protein MNETMVCAVGNVATQPVYREPASGASARFRLAVTARYWDREKSTWTDGHTNFFTVWANRQLATNVTASLNVGDPVVVQGRLKVRTEVRDGQQSRTSADIEAVAIGHDLARGTSAFRRTKQGETMTAGAPQQPEPSWETPAAEPPAERRPEPAAVT, from the coding sequence ATGAACGAGACCATGGTCTGCGCGGTGGGCAACGTGGCGACGCAGCCGGTGTACCGGGAGCCGGCGTCGGGCGCGTCGGCGCGGTTCCGGCTGGCGGTGACCGCGCGCTACTGGGACCGGGAGAAGAGCACCTGGACGGACGGCCACACCAACTTCTTCACGGTGTGGGCCAATCGGCAGCTCGCCACCAATGTGACGGCGTCGCTCAACGTGGGCGACCCGGTGGTCGTGCAGGGCCGGCTGAAGGTGCGTACGGAGGTGCGCGACGGGCAACAGAGCCGGACCTCCGCGGACATCGAGGCGGTGGCGATCGGCCATGATCTGGCCCGCGGCACCTCCGCCTTCCGACGCACCAAACAGGGAGAGACGATGACGGCCGGAGCGCCGCAGCAGCCGGAGCCGAGCTGGGAGACGCCTGCGGCCGAGCCGCCTGCCGAACGGCGGCCGGAACCAGCCGCGGTGACGTGA